The following nucleotide sequence is from Phycisphaerae bacterium.
CGCGAGGCCCTGCGGCACGGGTCCGGGTTGGCGCGGCGCGCGAAGTATTGCATGTCGCACGAGACGGGCAAGATCGAAATCCTCGCGGTGGATGACCTGCACATCTATCTGAGATATCACCGCGCCAAGGACGAAAAAAACCGCGGCAGATTCATGATTTACAAGCGGAAGGATGACGCGTACTGGATGGACCAACTCGAGCCCGCCGATTGGTCCGACGCGCCGAAATTCCCGCCGCCGGAAGTATCCTACGGGCTGGACGGTCCGGAATAGCCGTCGCGCCATTTCTTGTTATGCGGACGGCCGGAGAACGCGTATCATGGGCAGGGGGAGTCACCAGCGCGCCATGGACGCCGACAAGCCGGTCAGCCTCAATTTGAACGTCCGCGGGATGGGCCAATCCGCGACTTTGGCGATCAAGGACAAGTGCCGGGAGCTGCGCCGTCGGGGGCGCATGATCTATGATTTCGGGTTGGGCCAGTCGCCGTTTCCCGTCCCCACATCGATCGTTGAGGCACTCCGGCTCGCAGCGCCGGAGAAGGACTATCAGCCGGTCAAAGGGTTGCCGGCGCTGCGCGAGGCGGTGGCGGAGTATCACCGACGGAAGGACCAGATCGACGCGCACCCGGACGGCGTTATTGTCGGGCCCGGCTCAAAAGAGCTGATGTTCATTCTCCAGATCGTCTATTACGGCGAGATTCTCCTCGTCCCGCCGTGCTGGGTTTCGTACTGGCCGCAGGCGCGGATCGTCGGGCGGCGCATCAGTTTGATTCACACGACGCATGATGCGGGTTGGAAGTTGTCGGCCGAGCGGCTGCACGAATCCCTGGAGATCGTGGGAGACGATCATCGGCCGCGGCTGCTCGTGCTGAATTATCCCAGCAATCCGACCGGTCAGACGTTCACGATGGACGAACTTCGGGAGATCGCCGAGGTCTGCCGCAAGTTCAACCTGATCGTCCTGTCGGACGAGATTTACGGACAGCTTCATTTTCACGGCGAGCACGCCTCGATTGGGCGGTATTATCCCGAGGGCACGATCGTCAGTTCCGGTCTGTCCAAATGGTGCGGAGCGGGCGGTTGGCGGCTGGGAACGTTCACGTTTCCCCGCGAGTTGGACTGGCTCATCACCGCCATGGCGGCCGTGGCCAGCGAAACGTACACGTCGGTCAGCGCGCCGATCCAGCACGCCGCGATCACGGCGTTTCATTGCGGCGTGGAGATTGAGCGGTATCTGTGGCATGCCCGCCGCGTACTGGATGAGATCGCGCGACGGAGCGTCGCGATCCTGCAGGAATCCGGCATTCGCGTGCTTGCACCGGCCGGAGGTTTCTATCTGTGGCTGGACTTTTCGGCACGGTCGGCCGAACTCGCGGCGCGCGGCATAAAGACGGGAGTGGCGCTGTGCGATCATATATTGCAGGAGACGGGCGTGGCGATTCTGCCGGGGGCGGCGTTTGGGCGGTCCCGGTCGGAACTCACGGCAAGGCTGGCGTTCGTCGATTTTGACGGGGCCAAGGCGCTGGCGGCCTCGGAGACGACCCCGCTCGATCAGGGGCTTCCGGGAGGGATGATTGAGCAGCACGCCGAGCATCTCCTCGAGGGCATGCACCGGTTGGCGGCATGGGCCCGTCAAGAGGCCGTGGTGGCAACGACGCACGCTGCATCTTGAAGCGTTGGATGCGAATAGCCGCGACCCGCTTAGAGCAGTTGCTCAAACCCTATCCCCGACGTACAACGATGCCTTATGAAGAGGCGGCTTGTCCTGGGGTTCGCGCTCATGGTCTCGGGCTGCACTTACGAATCACGAACGATCTACGTCGAAAAGAATTCCGCGCAGCAGTCTCCGCGGCGGTACGCGTGCCCTCGCGCCGGCAGTCCCATTGACGTCGACGGCTCGATGGATGAGCGCGCCTGGTCGGGCGCACGCTGGAGCGAGCCGTTCGTGGACATTGAGGGCGGTTCGAAGTCGCCGCGCTATCGCACGCGGATGAAGTTGTTGTGGGACGCGGAGAATCTGTATATCGGCGCGCGGCTGGAGGAGCCGCACGTGTGGGCAACCCTGAAGAGGCACGACGAGATCGTCTTCAATGACAACGATTTCGAGGTCTTCATCGATCCCGACGGCGACGCGCGAAATTACTACGAAATCGAGACCAATGCCTTCGGAACGGTCTTCGATCTCCTGCTGGTGAAGACCTATCGGGCCCAGGGACCGGCGGTGCATGAGTGGAATCTGAAGGGACTGCGGTGCGCCGTGGCGGTGGATGGAACGATTAACGACCCGAAGGATGTCGATCGCGCGTGGAGCGTGGAGATGGCCCTGCCGTGGAGGTCGCTTAAGGAACATGCCGGTGAGGCCTCCGCGCCGCCGAAGCCGGGCGATACGTGGCGGATGAACTTTTCGCGCGTCGAGTGGCAGCATGAAATCGTGAACGGCCGTTACGGCCGCGTGCCAAAGGTTCGAGAGGATAACTGGGTGTGGTCGCCGCAGGGGGTGATTGACATGCACCGGCCGGAAAAATGGGGTTTCGTGAGGTTTGTGGGTCCGGCGACGGCACCCTGACAAAGGCCTCGATTGGCGCGGCGCCAGCCGCGTTATAATGAAGAGAGAACTCGCCAGCCCAGGAGTGCGACCATGACCCGCGCCGCGACGATTGAACCGAAGATTTCGTCCGTTCCCGCCACGGTGGATTTTCTGCCGCTGCAGGGGATCGATCACGTCGAGTTCTACGTTGGTAACGCTCATCAGGCGGCGCACTTTTACCGCACGATGTTCGGCTTCGACATCACGGCGTATCGCGGGTTGGAGACGGGCGATCGGCTGCGCGCGAGTTATGTCGTCGAACAGGGCAAGATTCGGTTCGTGCTGACGACGGCGCTGACGCCGGATCACGAGGTCGCCCGGCACTGCCAATTGCACGGCGACGGGGTTAAGGTGATCGCGCTGGCGGTGACCGACGTGGATGCATCGATCGAGGCGGTGAAAGAGCGCGGGGCGACCATCATCGCGGCGCCGCAGACGCTGGAGGACGCGAACGGGAAGTGGCGCTGCGCGACGATCCGTACGTACGGTGAGACGGTGCACACCTTTGTCGATCGGAAGAATTACAAGGGCGTTTTCGCGCCGGGGTTCGTGGCGATGACGGCCCCGAAGGCAAAGTCAACGGGCCTGGCGGCGATCGACCACATGGTCGGAAACGTCGAGCTGGGGGCGATGAACCACTGGGTGAACTTCTACGCGAGCGTCATGGGCTTTTCGCAGCTCGCCCAGTTCACCGACGATGATATCAGCACTGAGTACAGCGCGCTGATGAGCAAGGTGATGCAGAACGGCACCGGTCGGATTAAGTTTCCGATCAATGAGCCAGCCGAGGGAAAGAAGAAGAGCCAGATCGAGGAATATCTGGACTATTATCGCGGGCCGGGCGTGCAGCACATCGCCCTGAACACAGGCGACATCGCGGCGACGGTGCGGGCCCTGCGCGACAACGGAGTGCAGTTTCTTCGCGTGCCGGACACGTATTACGACGCGCTGCCGGCGCGGGTGGGCAAGATCGACGTGGATTACAAGGTGCTGCGCGAGCTGGGCATCCTGGCCGACCGTGACGACGAGGGGTATTTGCTGCAAATCTTCACGAAGCCGGTGGAGGACCGGCCGACGCTGTTCTTCGAGGTGATCGAGCGGCACGGTTCGCGAGGGTTCGGGCTGGGTAACTTCAAGGCGCTGTTCGTATCGATTGAGGAGGAGCAGAAGAAGCGGGGGAATTTGTAGGATGGGTCGTCAATTCACAGGTCCTTGAACAGTTGATTAGCCGCTACTAAGGCCGAGTGATAAAATGCTCCGACGTCGTCCTTGGACAATCGTCGGGCTTCGGCCGGATAAGATATCCGGCTCAATTTGATTGCACGGAGGCATCATTCGTGTCGCATTCCTCGAATAGCCCCTTCGTCCACCTTCACGTCCACACGCACTACAGCCTGCTCGACGGGGCCAATCGCATCGACGAACTGGTCAAGACGGCCAAGAGCATGGGGATGCCGGCGATTGCGATCACCGATCATGGCAACATGTTCGGCGTGATCGAGTTTTACCGCGCGGCGATCGCGGCGGGGGTCAAGCCGATCATCGGGATGGAGGCGTACATCGCGCCGGGTGATCGGCGGGTGAAGGAAAAGGTGCAGGGAGAGGAATCAAACTACCACCTGCTCCTCTTGGCGGCCAGCAACGTTGGATATCACAACCTGCTCAAGCTCTCCACGATTGCCCATCGCGAGGGGTTTTACTCGAAGCCGCGGATCGACCGCGAGACGCTGACGGCGCACCACGAGGGACTGATCTGTACGAGCACATGCCTCGGGGCCGAGATTCCGACGGCGCTGATGAAACAGGATCGCGCCGCCGCGGAGAAGATTGCCGACTGGTATCTGGCGCTTTTCGGTCCGGAGCGGTTCTACATTGAATTGCAGGACCATGGCATCCCGGAGCAGCGGGCCATCAATCCGGAGCTGATCGATATCGCGCGGCGGCGCGGACTGGGCCTCATTGTCACGAACGACGTTCATTATCTTCGCCACGAAGACGCGGACGCGCACGACGTGCTCTGTTGCATCCAGACGCGGAACCTCCAGACCGACGAAAAGCGGCTCAAGTTTCCGACCGACCAGTTCTATCTCAAGACGCCGGAGGAGATGGCGGGGCTGTTCATGGGCCATTCCGAGGCGATTGCCAATACGCTGCGGATCGCCGAGCAGTGCAATGTCGATCTGGACTTCAAGAAGCGGCACACGCCGGTCTATCGGCCGCCGGAGAAAAAATCGCCTGAGGAATTCTTGCGGCAACTCGTTTATGAGGGGGCGCGGGAGCGATACGGCGAGGTCACGCCGGAAATCCGCGAGCGGATCGATTACGAACTCGGGGTCGTTCAAAGCAAGGGCTTTTCCAGTTATTTCCTCATCGTCTGGGACTTCGTGCGTTACGCGAGCGGTCAGGGTATTCCCTGCGCGGCGCGCGGCAGCGGCTGTTCCTCCATCGTCGCCTACTGCCTGTACTTGTCACAGCCCGATCCACTGCGCTACGGCCTCTACTTCGAGCGGTTCATGGACCCTGACCGCGACGAGATGCCGGATATCGACATCGATATCTGTCAGGATGGCCGCGAGCGGGTTATTCAGTATGTCCGCGAGAAGTACGGTCACGTCGCGCAGATCATTACATTCGGGACGCTCAAGGCGCGCGCTGCCATTCGCGATGTCTCGCGCGTCCTCGGCGTGCCGCTGGCGGAGGCCGACCGCGTGGCCAAGCTGATACCCGACGACGACTTGAAGATGACGCTGGACAAGGCCCTGGCCCGCGAGCCGGACTTGAAGAAATCGTACGACGAGAGTCCCCAGATACGGCGCGTGATCGACGTGGCCCGGCGGATCGAGGGCCTCGCGCGGCATTCCGGCGTCCATGCAGCGGGCGTCGTCATCGCCGATCAGCCGCTGGACGAGCTTTTGCCGCTGTGCAAGGCGACTGGCTCGGACGCGATCATCACGCAGTTCGAAGGCCCCACGGTCGAATTAGTGGGCCTGCTCAAGATGGACTTCCTGGGCCTGCGGACGCTCAGCGTGCTGGCGCGGGCGTGCGCGCTCGTCGAAAAGAACCACGGCGTCAAGATCGACCTGGAACGGCTCGATCTCGCGGATCAGAAAGTGTATTCCGTCTTTGCGGCAGGGCAGACCAAGGGGGTGTTCCAATTTGAGTCCGGGGGCATGCGCGACGTGGTGATGAAGATGCGGCCCAATCGCATCGAGGACCTCATTGCCGCCAACGCGCTTTACCGACCGGGTCCGATGATCAATATCGACGCTTATATCGCCCGCAAGCACGGCGAAAAGTGGACCAGTCCGCACAAGATCATGGATGACGTCCTTGCCGAGACGTATGGCATTATTGTGTACCAAGAGCAGGTTGCCCGCCTCGTCAATCAACTCGGCGGCATCGAGCGCAAGCGGGCGTTCCGCCTGGCCAAGGCGATCAGCAAAAAGAAGACGTCGATGATTGAGGCGGAGCGTGAGCCGTTCATCGAGGGCGCTGCGCGCAACGGGCTGAAGAAAAATGTCGCCGAGGACATCTTCAACCAGATTCTGCCGTTCGGCGAGTATGCGTTCAACAAGGCGCATTCGACCGGCTACGCGCTCATTGCATTCCAGACGGCGTACGTCAAGGCGTATTACCCGCTGGAATTCATGGCCGCACTGCTCACCTATGAAATGGGCGACACCGACAAGGTCGTCGAATATATCGAAGAGTGCCGCCGGCTCGATATCGACGTGCGGCCACCGGATATCAACACCAGCGACTCGGACTTTACCACGGTCGAGCGCGACGGTCAGCGGTTCCTTCGTTTCGGCCTTGCGGCGATCAAGGGCGTGGGCGAGAAGGCCGTACAGGCGATTGTCGCGGCGCGCGAAGCCGGGCCCTTTGAGAGTCTGTTCGATTTTTGCGAGCGCATCGACTCGGCCGACGTCAATCGCGGCGTGCTCGACGCCCTGATCAAGGCCGGTGCGTTCGATTCGACTGGGGCGATGCGCAAGGCGCTCATCGCCGTCCTCGACCGGGCCATGCAGCTTGGCGCCGAAACGCAGCGCGACCGCCTCTCCGGTCAGATGAACATGTTCGGGTCGTTCGATGCGGGACCGGCTCCGTCGAGGCCCAAGGTACTCTCGACGGATGAGTGGTCCGAAGCGGAGATGCTCGCGCACGAAAAGTCCGTCCTCGGCTTTTACGTTACGAAGCACCCGCTGTCGAACCACGAGCAGACGCTTCGCCGCTATGCCACGGCGGACTGCGCTTCGCTCGTCGATCTCGACGACGGCGTGGACATCGTGATCGGCGGCATGATCAGCCGCATGCGCACGATGGTCACCAAGTCGGGCCGCAACGCCGGCTCCAAGCTGGGCATCCTCATGGTTGAGGACTTGACCGGTTCGATCGAGGCCGTGGTCTATAGTGAGGAGTTGGAAAAACACCGGGATTTGATCGGGCCGGACCGACTGGTGTTTTTGCGGGGCCGTGTTGATCGCCGGCGCGAGGAACCGTCGCTCAAGGTCTCCGAGGTGATCGCCCTGGAGGACGGGCCGTCACAACTTGCCGAGGCCGTCATTCTCAAGGTGGCGACCAGCGGCCTTGAACCGGCGGCGTTGGCGAATGTTCGTGAGGTGTGCCGGTCTCATCGCGGAGATCGAAATCTTTTCCTCCGGGTCAACTCGCCGGGACAGATGACCACCGTGGTGCGCTGTGGGCAGGATCTTTGCGTCCGCCCCGATGCGGCCTTTGTCGCCGCCATCGAAAGTGTCCTGGGAGCGGGCGCGGTGGACATCGTGGGTCGGCGGCGGGTGGTTCCCAGCCGGTCGCAATCCCCTTCTGCTCCTCCACAGGTCGAGGCCAGCGAGGAGTTGGCGGGGGCTCTGCACTAGTCAGCCATATCAAGGCTTTGTTTATCGCAATTAGGGTTTTCCCCAAGGTATTGAATTCCCCGGAGAGAATTCGTTAACATTTGGTTTAACGATTTATCTCCGTATTTTTTGGAGGTGGAAAATGTCTACTCGATTAGTCGGGATTACTTTTTGCACATTCGTCCTGGTCGGCGTGGCGAACGTTTCCGCGTCGTTGCTCGGTTCCGATAGTGCCGCGGACGTGGCATACAACGGCGGCTGGACCGCAGGCAGCAACGGCGGCACCGGATTCGGTGCGTGGTCGTTTGTGACCAATGCCGGCGGCAACAAAGGCAGCTTCGTCGCGTCGAGTGCGAACAATGGCGACGGCGACGGTAACAGCAGCGGCGACATCAACACCGCCGGGCGTGCATGGGGGACCTTTGCCAATAGCGGCGGCGAGATTTTCGCCGTGCGGCCGTTTACCGGTGGCGGCCTTGCGGTCGGGCAAACGCTCTCCATCGACATGGACAACGGTTTCATCGACAGCGGCGGCGTGGTCGGCGTTCGCCTGACGAGCAGCCTGACGACGCTGACCAACGCCACGCGAGAATTTGAATTTCGCTTTGTCGGCGGCAACAGCTTTTACGACGTTATCTCCAATCCGAACCAGACCAGCACGCTGGGGTTCACTGACGGCGGGTTGAATCTGGTCTTTCAACTGACGAGCGCGACGACTTATTCGCTGAGCGTCACACGCTTTCACGACACGCAGGCGCCGCAAGTCTGGAATACGACGGGCACGCTGGTGAGCGGGAACCCGATCCTTGGCCTGGCGCTTCGCAATCAAAACGCGGGGAGCAATTCTCAGCGGGACGGTTTCTTCAACAGCATTTCGCTGACACCGGAGCCGGCGTCGCTGGGACTGCTGGCGATGGGGCTGCTCATGCTGCGGCGGTGGCGATAATAGGAACGACGGGGCGGCCTGTCGCCGATCGCGCCTACGGGCAACCCTCCAGCAAGAGACAATCGACAAAAAGCGGTATGTCGATGACGGCGTCGAGTTCGCCGCTTGAGTCTACGTCCGCGCCGCACCAGGCCGCCGTGCCCTCGATCGCCCCGCCGAGCAGGGCATCGACGAATAACTGCATGTCCTTGCCGTCCACCAGCGTGTCTTGGTTGGTATCTCCCGGAATACACTTCGTCTCGAACTGCCGCATCATTTCATGCTCTTCATGTTCCAGAATGTGGCAGTGATAAGAGTATTTCCCGGTGAAATTCTCGAACTTGCAGATCACCTTGGTCATCTGGTTGGGATGCACCATGACCGTGTCCTTCCAACCGACTTCATTGGGCTCGGGGGGAAGGGGATCGCCGATGGGCACGATCTCTTCATTAACGACCTCGAAGTTCTGCCGATTGACCACCTGGAACATCACGAGGTGCATGTGCATGGGGTGCGAGACGCCGGAGCGGTTGATGAAATTCCACGTTTCGATCGTCCCCAGGATCGGATATTCCGTAATCGTGTCATAGGGCAGGTCGTTGATCATCCACATCGACCCGGTGCAGGCATCGGCCATCTTGCGAAGGACGAAATCGCGCGCGACCGCGGCATCATTGGGGTTCAGAACGTCCAAGGGTCGCAATGCAGTTGGCAGCGCATCGGTATCGCCGGCCTCCGCCGTCACGATCATTTTCATGACGTTGGGAAGCTCGTGCATGGGATCGCCGTTGGGGTAGGGCGCGGCGGCGGTGTTCAATAATAAAACCTCCGTCCCTGCCGAAAGACCGCCAAAATCGACGACGAGGTCGGCGCGCTCGCCCGGCCCAATCAGGACGTCGCTCATTAAGACCGGCGCCGCAAGCAGACCGCCGTCCGTTCCGATCTGATGGAACGTCATGGCATTGGAGAACGCGAGACGAAGCGTTCGCGAATTGCAGCCGTTCAGCGCCCGCATCCGATACTTGCCCTGTTTGACGTTGAGATAGGGCCAGACTTTGCCGTTGACCAGCATCTTGTCACCGAAGAAATGCTCCTGGTGAGTCGCGGGGTATTTCAGCGAACCGTCGGGGTAGAAGTTGCGGTCCTGAATGATCAGCGGCACATCGAACTCGCCCGACGGAAGATTCAGGGACTGCTCGAACGCGTCAGTGATGACGTAGCCGCCTGCGAGCCCCATGTACACGTTCAGCCGCGTGATTCCCAGCGCGTGGTCGTGGTACCAGATCAGCGACGGCAGTTGGTTGTTCGGATAGAAATAGGATTCTGATTCGCCCGGGTAGTATACGTCGTAGGGATAGCCGTCCGACGCCATTGGCACGTGACCGCCGTGCAGGTGCGTGACTACCTTGGCCGTGTTTTCTGCCCCATGAATGCACAGTTCGACCGGCAGGTAGTGCGTGGTCCGCAAATTGCCCTGCTCGTCCCGCAGGTCATTGATCCAGTTCACGACCACGGGCACGTCGCGGGTCGCCAGGATCGTCGGCCCTGGGTACATCCCCTCAAAGCCCCAGACCGTCGTCGGCGGTAGTTGCTGGTGCAGGGCCTGTTGGAACTGGACAATGTGCATGTCATAAGTGGCCTCGCCGCCGGGCACGCCTGTGGTCGGCGTGGCTAATGGCGGGATCGGGAGAGGATCCAGGTAGGGTGTCAGGATGATGGGGCAGAGATCGGCGGTACACGGCGCGTTATCGCCCTGATATGTACCGCTCTGCGTCGCGCAATCGGCG
It contains:
- a CDS encoding aminotransferase class I/II-fold pyridoxal phosphate-dependent enzyme; translation: MDADKPVSLNLNVRGMGQSATLAIKDKCRELRRRGRMIYDFGLGQSPFPVPTSIVEALRLAAPEKDYQPVKGLPALREAVAEYHRRKDQIDAHPDGVIVGPGSKELMFILQIVYYGEILLVPPCWVSYWPQARIVGRRISLIHTTHDAGWKLSAERLHESLEIVGDDHRPRLLVLNYPSNPTGQTFTMDELREIAEVCRKFNLIVLSDEIYGQLHFHGEHASIGRYYPEGTIVSSGLSKWCGAGGWRLGTFTFPRELDWLITAMAAVASETYTSVSAPIQHAAITAFHCGVEIERYLWHARRVLDEIARRSVAILQESGIRVLAPAGGFYLWLDFSARSAELAARGIKTGVALCDHILQETGVAILPGAAFGRSRSELTARLAFVDFDGAKALAASETTPLDQGLPGGMIEQHAEHLLEGMHRLAAWARQEAVVATTHAAS
- a CDS encoding carbohydrate-binding family 9-like protein; translation: MKRRLVLGFALMVSGCTYESRTIYVEKNSAQQSPRRYACPRAGSPIDVDGSMDERAWSGARWSEPFVDIEGGSKSPRYRTRMKLLWDAENLYIGARLEEPHVWATLKRHDEIVFNDNDFEVFIDPDGDARNYYEIETNAFGTVFDLLLVKTYRAQGPAVHEWNLKGLRCAVAVDGTINDPKDVDRAWSVEMALPWRSLKEHAGEASAPPKPGDTWRMNFSRVEWQHEIVNGRYGRVPKVREDNWVWSPQGVIDMHRPEKWGFVRFVGPATAP
- the hppD gene encoding 4-hydroxyphenylpyruvate dioxygenase — its product is MTRAATIEPKISSVPATVDFLPLQGIDHVEFYVGNAHQAAHFYRTMFGFDITAYRGLETGDRLRASYVVEQGKIRFVLTTALTPDHEVARHCQLHGDGVKVIALAVTDVDASIEAVKERGATIIAAPQTLEDANGKWRCATIRTYGETVHTFVDRKNYKGVFAPGFVAMTAPKAKSTGLAAIDHMVGNVELGAMNHWVNFYASVMGFSQLAQFTDDDISTEYSALMSKVMQNGTGRIKFPINEPAEGKKKSQIEEYLDYYRGPGVQHIALNTGDIAATVRALRDNGVQFLRVPDTYYDALPARVGKIDVDYKVLRELGILADRDDEGYLLQIFTKPVEDRPTLFFEVIERHGSRGFGLGNFKALFVSIEEEQKKRGNL
- a CDS encoding DNA polymerase III subunit alpha; translation: MSHSSNSPFVHLHVHTHYSLLDGANRIDELVKTAKSMGMPAIAITDHGNMFGVIEFYRAAIAAGVKPIIGMEAYIAPGDRRVKEKVQGEESNYHLLLLAASNVGYHNLLKLSTIAHREGFYSKPRIDRETLTAHHEGLICTSTCLGAEIPTALMKQDRAAAEKIADWYLALFGPERFYIELQDHGIPEQRAINPELIDIARRRGLGLIVTNDVHYLRHEDADAHDVLCCIQTRNLQTDEKRLKFPTDQFYLKTPEEMAGLFMGHSEAIANTLRIAEQCNVDLDFKKRHTPVYRPPEKKSPEEFLRQLVYEGARERYGEVTPEIRERIDYELGVVQSKGFSSYFLIVWDFVRYASGQGIPCAARGSGCSSIVAYCLYLSQPDPLRYGLYFERFMDPDRDEMPDIDIDICQDGRERVIQYVREKYGHVAQIITFGTLKARAAIRDVSRVLGVPLAEADRVAKLIPDDDLKMTLDKALAREPDLKKSYDESPQIRRVIDVARRIEGLARHSGVHAAGVVIADQPLDELLPLCKATGSDAIITQFEGPTVELVGLLKMDFLGLRTLSVLARACALVEKNHGVKIDLERLDLADQKVYSVFAAGQTKGVFQFESGGMRDVVMKMRPNRIEDLIAANALYRPGPMINIDAYIARKHGEKWTSPHKIMDDVLAETYGIIVYQEQVARLVNQLGGIERKRAFRLAKAISKKKTSMIEAEREPFIEGAARNGLKKNVAEDIFNQILPFGEYAFNKAHSTGYALIAFQTAYVKAYYPLEFMAALLTYEMGDTDKVVEYIEECRRLDIDVRPPDINTSDSDFTTVERDGQRFLRFGLAAIKGVGEKAVQAIVAAREAGPFESLFDFCERIDSADVNRGVLDALIKAGAFDSTGAMRKALIAVLDRAMQLGAETQRDRLSGQMNMFGSFDAGPAPSRPKVLSTDEWSEAEMLAHEKSVLGFYVTKHPLSNHEQTLRRYATADCASLVDLDDGVDIVIGGMISRMRTMVTKSGRNAGSKLGILMVEDLTGSIEAVVYSEELEKHRDLIGPDRLVFLRGRVDRRREEPSLKVSEVIALEDGPSQLAEAVILKVATSGLEPAALANVREVCRSHRGDRNLFLRVNSPGQMTTVVRCGQDLCVRPDAAFVAAIESVLGAGAVDIVGRRRVVPSRSQSPSAPPQVEASEELAGALH
- a CDS encoding multicopper oxidase domain-containing protein — encoded protein: MSPQLPCHSVFSRWLWVALALCVPLNGVRAEAVTLTVGAAADNTMYNEDGNQSNGAGNSFFAGRTDAGELRRALIRFDLSAVPTGSTITGATLTLYCSRERSGAENIRLHRLNASWGEGTSHAPGEEGSGASAASGDATWTYRFYPLTSWAASGGDYVATASATTSVNNQNQYYSWSSAGLNADVQGWVNTPGSNNGWVIIGNEITDKTAKRFESRQSATPSYRPVLAVTYSPPSPPTGACCFPVNPCQVLTEANCTSQGGTYQGNDTVCTPDPCAEPTGACCFTDGSCQVVVESNCGGTYQGDNTTCTPNPCPQPTGACCLNSGNCVVTTAADCATQSGTYQGDNAPCTADLCPIILTPYLDPLPIPPLATPTTGVPGGEATYDMHIVQFQQALHQQLPPTTVWGFEGMYPGPTILATRDVPVVVNWINDLRDEQGNLRTTHYLPVELCIHGAENTAKVVTHLHGGHVPMASDGYPYDVYYPGESESYFYPNNQLPSLIWYHDHALGITRLNVYMGLAGGYVITDAFEQSLNLPSGEFDVPLIIQDRNFYPDGSLKYPATHQEHFFGDKMLVNGKVWPYLNVKQGKYRMRALNGCNSRTLRLAFSNAMTFHQIGTDGGLLAAPVLMSDVLIGPGERADLVVDFGGLSAGTEVLLLNTAAAPYPNGDPMHELPNVMKMIVTAEAGDTDALPTALRPLDVLNPNDAAVARDFVLRKMADACTGSMWMINDLPYDTITEYPILGTIETWNFINRSGVSHPMHMHLVMFQVVNRQNFEVVNEEIVPIGDPLPPEPNEVGWKDTVMVHPNQMTKVICKFENFTGKYSYHCHILEHEEHEMMRQFETKCIPGDTNQDTLVDGKDMQLFVDALLGGAIEGTAAWCGADVDSSGELDAVIDIPLFVDCLLLEGCP